A region of Streptomyces deccanensis DNA encodes the following proteins:
- a CDS encoding dienelactone hydrolase family protein, with amino-acid sequence MPAGEPAGDPDPPGTRRAVGRRAFVVGAGAAALLTGGGSQAGGADPSAPAGAALAGSLPDFHPLLKDELRFPLAWGTSPLRDFRTWRRAARAKVEEHLFVGRDDTPYDPEFGQDRAEGDGYTRESVTFSLTRYGRVRGALLTPHGTGPFPAVLLLHDHGAKFDIGKEKLVLPWSDESRLASARAWADRYFSGRFVGDELARRGYVILAVDALGWGDRGPTTYEEQQALASNLYNLGSSLAGLMAREDVRAAGFLAGLDRVDRRRVATLGFSMGAFRAWQTAALSDDIAAAVSACWMTGLKEVMVPGNNILRGQSSYYMLHPGLARHLDFPDVASIGAPKPMFFLDGGQDPLFTREGVRVAHEKLRAVWRARHAGERLRLTTWPELGHVFTAPMQDAAVDWLDAVL; translated from the coding sequence ATGCCGGCCGGTGAACCGGCGGGCGACCCCGACCCGCCCGGGACCCGTCGAGCCGTGGGGCGCCGGGCCTTCGTCGTGGGCGCGGGGGCGGCGGCACTCCTGACGGGAGGGGGGTCGCAGGCGGGCGGGGCGGACCCCTCGGCCCCCGCCGGCGCCGCCCTGGCCGGCAGCCTCCCCGACTTCCACCCCCTGCTCAAGGACGAGCTCCGCTTCCCGCTCGCCTGGGGCACCTCGCCCCTCCGCGACTTCCGCACCTGGCGCCGGGCGGCTCGGGCCAAGGTCGAGGAGCACCTGTTCGTCGGACGGGACGACACCCCGTACGACCCCGAGTTCGGCCAGGACCGCGCCGAGGGCGACGGCTACACCCGCGAGTCGGTCACCTTCTCCCTCACCCGGTACGGCCGCGTCCGGGGCGCCCTGCTCACCCCGCACGGCACCGGACCGTTCCCGGCCGTCCTCCTCCTGCACGACCACGGCGCCAAGTTCGACATCGGCAAGGAGAAACTGGTCCTGCCCTGGTCCGACGAGAGCCGGCTGGCCTCCGCGCGGGCCTGGGCCGACCGGTACTTCAGCGGCCGGTTCGTCGGCGACGAACTGGCCCGGCGCGGCTATGTCATCCTCGCCGTGGACGCGCTCGGCTGGGGAGACCGGGGCCCGACGACCTACGAGGAGCAGCAGGCCCTCGCCAGCAACCTCTACAACCTGGGTTCGTCGCTCGCCGGGCTCATGGCCCGGGAGGACGTGCGCGCGGCGGGCTTCCTGGCCGGCCTCGACCGGGTGGACCGCCGCCGGGTCGCCACCCTCGGGTTCTCCATGGGCGCCTTCCGCGCCTGGCAGACGGCCGCGCTCAGCGACGACATCGCGGCCGCCGTCAGCGCCTGCTGGATGACCGGGCTCAAGGAGGTCATGGTCCCCGGCAACAACATCCTGCGCGGTCAGTCCTCCTATTACATGCTCCACCCCGGGCTCGCCCGGCACCTCGACTTCCCCGACGTGGCGAGCATCGGCGCCCCCAAGCCGATGTTCTTCCTCGACGGCGGCCAGGACCCCCTCTTCACCAGAGAGGGCGTCCGGGTCGCGCACGAGAAGCTGCGCGCCGTCTGGCGCGCACGCCACGCCGGGGAGCGGTTGCGGCTGACGACCTGGCCCGAGCTGGGCCATGTGTTCACCGCGCCGATGCAGGACGCGGCCGTCGACTGGCTCGACGCCGTCCTGTGA
- a CDS encoding rhamnogalacturonan lyase B N-terminal domain-containing protein: MSTHKRRLTRRRVLGAGALGVAATGAAVAGGTGLLSTASAAGFGHSDDGKNFVVDTGANLVFKVSKTTGDLTSLRYKGKEYEGYGGRHSHVESGLGASTVTIRRSGSTILIKAVHGAITQWYAARSGQNNIYLWTDKANASFTATRFLVRLKPGMFPNEGPDSWIEASDKVIEAGDVWRRADGTTHSKHYSGKRVIDYDHIGFTTGSVGLWMVRSNHEKASGGPFYRSLLRHSNDLGAGLYEILHYNQAQTEAERFGLQGPYVLAFTDGGAPSPSLAHDRLDTSWVDGLGITGWVGRAGRGKVAGVGLKGMDPKYAYTVGFANADAQYWARAAAGTGAFSCKGMLPGTYTLTVFKGELAVHTREVKVTAGGSTALNSLTVTGDPSAAKTLWRLGDWDGTPGGFKNAELMTYAHPSDGRAAKWTGDVTLDGGRPAASIPAYVWQDVNDGVRILFKLTPAQAAAAHTLRIGVTDAFAGGRPRVSINDWASPVPAAPKQPSTRSLTTGSYRGNNHTFLYSVPASAWKSNTSEYNVLTIDIVSGSSGTGFLSPGTSFDCLDLLA; encoded by the coding sequence TTGAGCACCCACAAGAGACGTCTCACCCGTCGACGCGTCCTCGGGGCCGGCGCGCTCGGTGTCGCCGCCACCGGCGCCGCCGTCGCGGGCGGCACCGGCCTGCTCTCCACGGCGTCCGCGGCCGGCTTCGGTCACTCGGACGACGGGAAGAACTTCGTCGTCGACACCGGGGCGAACCTGGTCTTCAAGGTCTCCAAGACCACCGGCGACCTCACCTCGCTGCGCTACAAGGGCAAGGAGTACGAGGGCTACGGCGGCCGGCACTCGCACGTGGAGTCGGGTCTCGGCGCCTCGACCGTCACGATCCGCCGGTCCGGGTCGACGATCCTGATCAAGGCCGTGCACGGCGCGATCACCCAGTGGTACGCGGCCCGCAGCGGCCAGAACAACATCTACCTGTGGACGGACAAGGCGAACGCCTCCTTCACGGCGACCCGCTTCCTCGTCCGCCTCAAGCCCGGGATGTTCCCCAACGAGGGCCCCGACTCCTGGATCGAGGCCTCCGACAAGGTCATCGAGGCCGGTGACGTCTGGCGGCGCGCGGACGGCACGACCCACTCCAAGCACTACTCGGGCAAGCGGGTGATCGACTACGACCACATCGGTTTCACCACGGGTTCGGTCGGCCTCTGGATGGTCCGCTCCAACCACGAGAAGGCCTCCGGCGGCCCCTTCTACCGCTCGCTGCTGCGCCACTCCAACGACCTCGGCGCGGGCCTCTACGAGATCCTGCACTACAACCAGGCCCAGACCGAGGCGGAACGTTTCGGCCTCCAGGGGCCGTACGTCCTGGCCTTCACCGACGGCGGGGCGCCCTCGCCGTCGCTGGCCCACGACCGGCTGGACACCTCCTGGGTGGACGGCCTCGGCATCACCGGCTGGGTCGGCAGGGCCGGGCGCGGCAAAGTGGCCGGTGTGGGGCTCAAGGGCATGGACCCGAAGTACGCCTACACGGTCGGCTTCGCCAACGCCGACGCCCAGTACTGGGCCAGGGCCGCGGCCGGCACCGGCGCCTTCTCCTGCAAGGGGATGCTGCCGGGGACGTACACGCTGACCGTCTTCAAGGGCGAACTGGCCGTGCACACCCGGGAGGTGAAGGTGACGGCGGGCGGCTCGACCGCGCTGAACTCCCTCACCGTCACCGGCGATCCGTCCGCCGCCAAGACCCTCTGGCGGCTCGGCGACTGGGACGGGACGCCCGGCGGGTTCAAGAACGCGGAGCTGATGACGTACGCGCACCCGTCCGACGGCCGCGCGGCGAAGTGGACGGGCGACGTCACCCTGGACGGCGGCCGTCCGGCGGCCTCCATCCCGGCGTACGTCTGGCAGGACGTCAACGACGGCGTCCGGATCCTCTTCAAGCTGACGCCCGCGCAGGCCGCCGCCGCGCACACGCTGCGGATAGGGGTCACCGACGCGTTCGCGGGCGGGCGTCCCCGGGTATCCATCAATGACTGGGCCTCGCCGGTCCCGGCGGCCCCGAAACAGCCGTCCACCCGTTCGCTCACCACGGGTTCGTACCGGGGGAACAACCACACCTTCCTCTACAGCGTCCCTGCCAGTGCGTGGAAGTCGAACACCAGTGAGTACAACGTACTGACCATCGACATCGTCAGTGGTTCGAGCGGCACGGGCTTCCTCAGTCCGGGCACCTCGTTCGACTGTCTGGACCTGCTGGCCTGA
- a CDS encoding pectinesterase family protein — translation MRRRTLLGGIAGGLLAAGAAPALAHGRRVLHVRPGGSVQAAVDAVTGPGWTIVVHPGTYREVVNIPAGKGELTLRGASRDPRAAVVVFDRANGTPRPEGGTYGTAGSATFTSAAPGLTVRDLTLANDWLRADHPDYTGTQAVAAYVTGDRSHFENVRFLAHQDTLFADTTALDAFDRQYYRHCHIEGDVDFVFGRARAVFDTCHFRTLQRDVSFTPKGMVFAPATARANPYGFLALRGRITSGAEDAAYKLARPWVPSYETTAWPALVVRDTWIGPGIDAVAPYTNMREAYPWQTMRFREYGNSGPGAVVSVPENRPQLTAAEAGEHTRRTYLGDWRPYAGR, via the coding sequence ATGCGCCGACGCACCCTGCTCGGCGGGATCGCCGGCGGCCTGCTGGCCGCCGGCGCGGCCCCCGCCCTCGCCCACGGCCGCCGGGTCCTGCACGTCCGGCCCGGCGGATCGGTCCAGGCGGCGGTGGACGCCGTCACCGGCCCCGGGTGGACGATCGTCGTCCACCCGGGCACGTACCGTGAGGTCGTCAACATTCCAGCAGGCAAAGGGGAGTTGACCCTGCGCGGCGCGTCCCGCGACCCCCGCGCCGCCGTCGTCGTCTTCGACCGTGCCAACGGCACCCCGAGGCCCGAGGGCGGCACCTACGGCACGGCGGGCTCCGCCACCTTCACCTCGGCGGCGCCCGGCCTGACCGTGCGCGACCTGACCCTCGCCAACGACTGGCTGCGCGCGGACCACCCGGACTACACCGGAACCCAGGCGGTCGCCGCGTACGTCACCGGGGACCGCTCGCACTTCGAGAACGTCCGGTTCCTCGCCCATCAGGACACCCTGTTCGCGGACACCACCGCGCTCGACGCCTTCGACCGGCAGTACTACCGGCACTGCCACATCGAGGGCGACGTCGACTTCGTGTTCGGGCGGGCCCGCGCCGTCTTCGACACGTGCCACTTCCGCACCCTCCAGCGGGATGTGTCCTTCACCCCCAAGGGCATGGTCTTCGCCCCCGCCACCGCCCGCGCCAATCCCTACGGCTTCCTCGCCCTGCGCGGCCGGATCACCTCCGGTGCGGAGGACGCCGCGTACAAGCTCGCCCGGCCCTGGGTGCCGTCGTACGAGACGACCGCCTGGCCCGCACTGGTCGTGCGGGACACCTGGATCGGCCCCGGGATCGACGCCGTCGCGCCCTACACCAACATGCGTGAGGCCTACCCCTGGCAGACCATGCGCTTCCGGGAGTACGGCAACTCGGGCCCGGGCGCGGTCGTCTCCGTGCCCGAGAACCGGCCGCAACTGACGGCGGCCGAGGCGGGGGAGCACACACGGCGGACGTATCTCGGGGACTGGAGGCCGTATGCCGGCCGGTGA
- a CDS encoding lipase family alpha/beta hydrolase: MVDSPRPLILIRGFGGPGVSDERRDAYQGFNNGSVYAERYGENYIYEGFVLRALKSTLHPYRDATNVVGYYEKEQRPRPGEHDGWPEHLLTGTMVVDVPMAREVLGQGARGTLWIYRYYDLLPRKIDRFGEGLVRLIEIIRHGLRPDEEFTGVDIVAHSMGGLVTRAALSRLGDSSADLIHRIVTLGTPHRGIAFQYLPDTLVKCLPDAVADEIAAFDPDRTDITAIPFPVRRILTVVGTDHRSYSNKFATLGNRIAGLIDEGTLTYNRSDGLVKQSSAQIPGAPRTFVHKCHGGNDSLVTSREAYEIAMRFFHGTHHVQLRLDSAEVTRGRDLFGRSEFYFGVSVKPRFVDFDLCHQSSEAENYYGPFRKDDFTDDLPDLAEELGKPLAESGDATTGWADGNRLIWEGWLDAAAKPEGAADRSVVLRLDVHVYERDSLGIGFSDNLVFRKQYYVQAVPGGDDEDWSLYLHTGERFLAPGVSTGEAHAAAEDKQVAEVWPMRPTGDGTWTFEVGGTGFKADLLLSVTDERSTGTGPA, from the coding sequence GTGGTCGACAGTCCTCGCCCGCTGATCCTGATTCGCGGTTTCGGCGGCCCCGGTGTGTCGGACGAGCGGCGTGACGCCTATCAGGGCTTCAACAACGGCAGCGTCTACGCCGAGCGCTACGGCGAGAACTACATCTACGAGGGATTCGTCCTGCGCGCCCTCAAGTCGACGCTCCACCCGTACCGGGACGCCACCAACGTGGTCGGCTACTACGAGAAGGAGCAGAGGCCCAGACCGGGAGAGCACGACGGCTGGCCCGAACACCTGCTCACCGGCACGATGGTGGTGGACGTCCCCATGGCGCGCGAGGTGCTGGGCCAGGGCGCCCGGGGCACCCTCTGGATCTACCGCTACTACGACCTCCTTCCCCGGAAGATCGACCGCTTCGGGGAAGGGCTGGTCCGGCTCATCGAGATCATCCGGCACGGCCTGCGGCCGGACGAGGAGTTCACCGGTGTGGACATCGTCGCCCACAGCATGGGCGGCCTCGTCACCCGGGCCGCCCTGAGCAGGCTCGGGGACAGCAGCGCCGACCTCATCCACCGCATCGTCACCCTCGGCACACCGCACCGGGGGATCGCGTTCCAGTACCTGCCCGACACCCTGGTCAAGTGCCTGCCCGACGCGGTCGCCGACGAGATCGCCGCCTTCGACCCGGACCGCACGGACATCACAGCCATCCCGTTCCCCGTCAGGAGGATCCTCACGGTGGTCGGTACGGACCACCGCTCCTACAGCAACAAGTTCGCCACCCTGGGCAATCGCATCGCCGGCCTGATCGACGAGGGCACCCTCACCTACAACCGCAGCGACGGCCTGGTCAAACAGTCCTCCGCCCAGATCCCGGGCGCTCCCCGGACCTTCGTCCACAAATGCCACGGCGGCAACGACTCCCTGGTGACCTCGCGCGAGGCGTACGAGATCGCCATGCGCTTCTTCCACGGCACGCACCACGTGCAACTGCGGCTGGACAGCGCCGAGGTGACCCGGGGTCGGGACCTCTTCGGCCGCAGCGAGTTCTACTTCGGGGTGTCCGTCAAACCCCGGTTCGTCGACTTCGACCTGTGCCACCAGAGCAGCGAGGCCGAGAACTACTACGGCCCCTTCCGCAAGGACGACTTCACCGACGACCTGCCCGATCTCGCCGAGGAGCTGGGCAAGCCGCTCGCGGAGTCGGGTGACGCCACCACCGGCTGGGCGGACGGGAACCGGCTGATCTGGGAGGGCTGGCTCGACGCCGCCGCCAAACCCGAGGGAGCGGCGGACCGGAGCGTGGTGCTCCGGCTCGACGTCCATGTGTACGAGCGGGACAGCCTCGGTATCGGCTTCTCCGACAACCTCGTCTTCCGCAAGCAGTACTACGTCCAGGCGGTGCCCGGCGGCGACGACGAGGACTGGTCGCTGTACCTCCACACCGGCGAGCGCTTCCTGGCGCCAGGGGTGAGCACCGGGGAGGCGCACGCCGCCGCGGAGGACAAGCAGGTCGCAGAGGTGTGGCCGATGAGGCCCACCGGTGACGGCACCTGGACCTTCGAGGTCGGCGGGACCGGCTTCAAGGCCGACCTCCTGCTGTCGGTGACCGACGAACGGTCCACGGGCACCGGACCGGCCTGA
- a CDS encoding right-handed parallel beta-helix repeat-containing protein, with protein MRQTIGRHRRTRTLSIAAAVSVAAGAGGVHLGLAHGGAQAAATTVTVSSTASLEKAVANAVAGTTIQVRAGTYRPARTLRSTANGTPSARITLTAYRGEKVRIDGSALPAGSWLAAIHGDHWTVSHLTFQNSPAQGLVATSSVGGIFENLVTANNGDSGFTLRGDGTTDNFVRNLDSHGNYDAANHGQNADGIAVKFGSGTGNRITGARLYNNADDGLDLWQFSSPVTVDHSWAFGNGRNRWNDSAFEGNGNGFKLGGGGASVAHSVNNNAAWNNTLHGFTENSNTGAILLNRNTAYANKENGFYFATGKARLARNLAVGNGAGKAKRGSATVSAANNWDSGTATPAFRSTDAATAHAARRTDGSLPITTFLTTGSKAIGATMN; from the coding sequence GTGCGTCAGACCATCGGACGCCACCGGAGAACCCGGACCCTGTCGATCGCCGCCGCCGTGTCCGTCGCCGCGGGGGCGGGCGGCGTCCACCTCGGTCTCGCGCACGGCGGCGCCCAGGCGGCCGCCACCACCGTCACCGTCTCCAGCACCGCGTCGCTGGAGAAGGCCGTCGCGAACGCCGTCGCCGGTACGACCATCCAGGTGCGCGCCGGCACCTACCGGCCCGCGCGAACGCTGAGGTCCACGGCGAACGGCACCCCCAGCGCCCGGATCACGCTCACCGCGTACCGAGGTGAGAAGGTCAGGATCGACGGATCCGCGCTGCCCGCCGGCTCCTGGCTCGCCGCGATCCACGGCGACCACTGGACCGTCTCCCACCTCACCTTCCAGAACTCCCCGGCCCAGGGCCTCGTCGCCACCTCCTCGGTCGGCGGGATCTTCGAGAACCTGGTCACCGCGAACAACGGCGACTCCGGCTTCACCCTGCGTGGCGACGGCACGACGGACAACTTCGTGCGGAACCTGGACAGCCACGGCAACTACGACGCGGCGAACCACGGCCAGAACGCCGACGGCATCGCCGTGAAGTTCGGCTCCGGCACCGGCAACAGAATCACCGGCGCACGCCTCTACAACAACGCGGATGACGGCCTCGACCTCTGGCAGTTCTCCTCGCCGGTCACCGTCGACCACTCCTGGGCCTTCGGCAACGGCAGGAACCGCTGGAACGACTCCGCGTTCGAGGGCAACGGCAACGGGTTCAAGCTGGGCGGCGGCGGGGCCTCGGTCGCGCACTCCGTCAACAACAACGCGGCCTGGAACAACACGCTGCACGGGTTCACCGAGAACTCCAACACCGGCGCGATCCTGCTGAACCGGAACACGGCGTACGCCAACAAGGAGAACGGGTTCTACTTCGCCACCGGCAAGGCCCGGCTGGCGCGGAACCTCGCCGTGGGCAACGGGGCGGGGAAGGCGAAGCGGGGTTCCGCCACGGTCTCGGCCGCCAACAACTGGGACAGCGGCACCGCCACGCCGGCCTTCCGCTCCACGGACGCGGCCACCGCCCACGCCGCTCGGCGGACGGACGGGTCCCTACCGATCACGACGTTCCTCACCACGGGCTCCAAGGCCATCGGCGCGACGATGAACTGA
- a CDS encoding right-handed parallel beta-helix repeat-containing protein yields MSRRTALVLSTALVFGAGLAVLPTQAHAATVVVSNSTDLSNAIKNATPGTVIQVRGGTYYPTATLQSTANGSSSSRIHLQPYGSETVKIDGSNLPDGDWIFKLTADYWTVSGITFQNSPDSAVVCQSCASTVWDNIKTINGGDSGFTLTGDSTTNNTVRNIDSYGHYDPANHGENADGIAVKFGSGSGNLITGARLYNNSDDGLDFWSFSSPVTVEHTWAMGNGKNRWGDSAFAGDGNGYKLGGDGETVAHVINNAAAWDNAGNGFTENSNKGAIVINRTTAYANAKWGYYFATGAARLGKNLAVSNGGGSVNKGSSVVSSGNNWDSGVATPSFRSTDASSTYNARSASGTLPATTFLTTGSTTIGSTMN; encoded by the coding sequence ATGTCTCGTCGCACCGCTCTCGTCCTGAGCACGGCCCTGGTGTTCGGCGCAGGTCTGGCCGTTCTCCCCACCCAGGCGCACGCGGCCACGGTGGTCGTCAGCAACTCCACGGATCTGTCCAACGCCATCAAGAACGCCACCCCGGGCACCGTCATCCAGGTGCGCGGCGGCACGTACTACCCGACGGCGACCCTCCAGTCCACGGCGAACGGCAGCTCCTCCAGCCGGATACACCTCCAGCCCTACGGCTCGGAGACCGTCAAGATCGACGGCTCGAACCTCCCCGACGGCGACTGGATCTTCAAGCTGACCGCCGACTACTGGACCGTCTCCGGGATCACCTTCCAGAACTCCCCGGACAGCGCGGTCGTCTGCCAGTCCTGCGCCTCCACGGTCTGGGACAACATCAAGACCATCAACGGCGGCGACTCCGGCTTCACCCTCACCGGCGACAGCACGACCAACAACACCGTCCGCAACATCGACTCCTACGGCCACTACGACCCGGCCAACCACGGGGAGAACGCCGACGGGATCGCCGTGAAGTTCGGCTCCGGCTCGGGCAACCTCATCACTGGGGCCCGCCTCTACAACAACTCGGACGACGGCCTGGACTTCTGGTCCTTCTCCTCGCCCGTCACCGTCGAGCACACCTGGGCGATGGGCAACGGCAAGAACCGCTGGGGCGACTCCGCGTTCGCGGGCGACGGCAACGGCTACAAGCTCGGCGGCGACGGCGAGACCGTCGCCCACGTCATCAACAACGCGGCGGCCTGGGACAACGCGGGCAACGGCTTCACCGAGAACAGCAACAAGGGCGCCATCGTCATCAACCGGACCACCGCCTACGCCAACGCCAAGTGGGGCTACTACTTCGCCACCGGCGCGGCCCGCCTCGGCAAGAACCTGGCGGTGAGCAACGGCGGCGGCTCGGTCAACAAGGGCTCGTCCGTCGTGTCGTCCGGCAACAACTGGGACTCCGGCGTCGCGACCCCGTCGTTCCGCTCCACCGACGCCTCCTCGACGTACAACGCCCGCTCGGCGAGCGGCACCCTGCCCGCGACCACCTTCCTGACCACGGGCAGTACGACGATCGGCTCCACGATGAACTGA